The following proteins come from a genomic window of Desulfuromonas sp. TF:
- a CDS encoding ketopantoate reductase family protein has translation MTRESNYRPKRFAVIGAGPVGGIVAAFLARGGYEVTLCDVVPALLEPALDPGIILEGTDNFQARVARVTTRVDDLCTAPPDVVIIAVKATALPIITSALENFVGEGRYVVSWQNGIDTERVLSQYLGSKPVMRAVVNFGSVPVSPGHIRLAFHHRPHYIQELHPESRDAAVGISNVFTECGLDTLHTDQIRNMVWTKAVNNSCMNPVCAVTGKTMAEVINDPILFNLVDNLLKEGVAVARANELSLGPDFYPDCIDYIQTAGQHKPSMLQDIEAGRSTEVDYINGKIIEYAARAGMAAPYNTALRSLVKALEPK, from the coding sequence ATGACCAGAGAAAGCAACTACCGACCGAAGAGGTTCGCGGTCATCGGCGCAGGCCCCGTGGGCGGGATCGTCGCCGCCTTTCTGGCCAGGGGCGGCTATGAAGTCACGCTCTGCGACGTCGTCCCCGCCCTTCTCGAACCGGCCCTCGATCCCGGCATCATCCTGGAGGGGACCGACAACTTCCAGGCACGGGTCGCCAGGGTGACCACCCGGGTGGACGACCTCTGCACCGCCCCCCCCGACGTGGTCATCATCGCCGTCAAGGCGACGGCCCTGCCCATCATCACCTCCGCCCTTGAAAATTTCGTCGGCGAAGGACGTTACGTCGTCAGCTGGCAGAACGGCATCGACACCGAACGGGTCCTCTCCCAGTACCTCGGATCGAAACCGGTCATGCGCGCGGTCGTCAATTTCGGCAGCGTGCCGGTGAGCCCCGGTCACATACGCCTGGCATTCCACCACCGCCCCCACTACATCCAGGAGCTTCATCCGGAGTCCCGGGACGCCGCCGTCGGCATCAGCAACGTTTTCACCGAATGCGGGCTCGACACCCTGCATACCGACCAGATTCGTAACATGGTGTGGACCAAGGCGGTCAACAACTCGTGCATGAATCCGGTCTGCGCCGTCACCGGCAAGACCATGGCCGAGGTCATCAACGATCCCATCCTCTTCAACCTGGTCGACAATCTGCTCAAGGAGGGGGTTGCCGTAGCCCGGGCCAACGAACTCAGCCTCGGTCCCGACTTCTACCCCGACTGCATCGACTACATCCAGACCGCCGGACAGCACAAACCCTCCATGCTTCAGGATATCGAAGCGGGCCGCTCCACCGAAGTCGACTACATCAACGGCAAAATCATCGAGTATGCCGCCCGGGCGGGGATGGCCGCGCCGTACAACACGGCCCTTCGCAGCCTGGTGAAGGCCCTCGAGCCCAAATAA